The Primulina eburnea isolate SZY01 chromosome 8, ASM2296580v1, whole genome shotgun sequence genome contains a region encoding:
- the LOC140837680 gene encoding transcription factor bHLH30-like: MFSISPSFYELGNCSDSYDIFQRVPLGSPPLTEDSHLNENLSPKSMAETKAAAASNSHKEAERRRRKRINGHIATLKAILPNMHKTDKASLLGEAVRRVKELKQATAELTAMDHTAEEVIKAKHSATTLNFTMFPTETDEVKVFPCEGGSGLIKATLCCEDRPEMILDLIQALDTVKAKVMRAEMSTIGGRTKSSLWVELVSSNVGSERDLSLGRLRQVLKMVVEKSTLLASSDQILPGNKRPRFYHF, from the exons ATGTTTTCTATTAGTCCAAGTTTCTATGAACTGGGAAACTGTTCGGATTCCTATGACATTTTTCAGAGAGTACCATTGGGTTCTCCACCATTAACAGAAGATAGTCACCTGAATGAAAATCTTAGCCCGAAATCCATGGCCGAGACAAAAGCAGCTGCAGCAAGCAATAGTCACAAGGAAGctgaaagaagaagaagaaagcgAATCAATGGCCACATCGCCACTCTCAAAGCCATTCTTCCAAACATGCACAAG ACAGACAAGGCTTCTTTGCTTGGAGAAGCAGTCCGGCGCGTGAAGGAGTTGAAACAAGCGACCGCGGAATTGACGGCCATGGATCACACGGCCGAAGAGGTTATTAAGGCAAAACACAGCGCCACAACCTTAAATTTCACTATGTTCCCGACCGAAACAGACGAGGTCAAAGTATTCCCCTGCGAGGGTGGTTCGGGCTTGATAAAGGCAACATTATGCTGTGAAGATAGGCCCGAGATGATACTTGACTTGATCCAGGCCCTGGACACGGTCAAAGCTAAGGTAATGAGAGCAGAAATGTCCACCATTGGAGGTAGAACAAAGAGTAGCTTGTGGGTGGAATTGGTTTCTTCAAATGTCGGAAGTGAAAGGGATTTGAGCTTGGGAAGATTAAGACAAGTGCTGAAAATGGTGGTTGAGAAGTCCACTTTGTTGGCCAGTTCGGACCAGATACTGCCGGGGAATAAACGACCTCGTTTCTATCACTTCTGA